The Cyclobacteriaceae bacterium genome includes a region encoding these proteins:
- the dnaE gene encoding DNA polymerase III subunit alpha: MYLIFDTETTGVPHNKTAPLTDLDNWPRVVQIAWELHDNKGGLLSQHNYIIKPVGFDIPYKAEQIHGISTKRAMEEGHNLDGILALFTEDMAKASVLVGHNIEFDINILGAELIRQKLSTDKLLEATKIDTGIVSIEFCQLTGGPGGRMKMPRLTELHIKLFGKDFGDAHDASYDVAATARSFFGLIKQKVVKPFDSTPVDEIEYEEPNLEAGNNSKRIKKKKTDYGDEGKGAKLTDKPFFHLHLHSQYSVLQATANVKDIIAKAKEQGMSAIAMTDIGNLFGAFKFVHEALSNNIKPIVGCELFLADERKKTKFTKDNPDKRYSQVLIAKNKDGYHNLSKLSSLGFMEGLYGIHPRIDKALVEEYKMGLIATTGGLTSEVSHLILHVGERQAEEAFAWWHKTFGEDFYVELNRHGIPEEDHVNQTLLRFCKKYKVKYFAANEVFYMEKEEANAHDVLLCIKEGEFQSTPIGEGRGKRYGLPNNEYYFKSQEEMKKLFSDMPEAIDVLSEIADKIESYKLERKVALPKFDIPKGFKTEDDYLKHLTYEGAKKRYPTLTDETKERIEFELETIKKTGYPGYFLIVQDFTSKAREMGVSVGPGRGSAAGSVVAFCTGITNVDPIAYDLLFERFLNPDRVSLPDIDIDFDDEGRDRVLNYVIEKYGHRQVAQIITYGTMAAKSSIRDAARVMELPLADANNMAKLIPERPGTTLSKAFEEVHELEALRKGSDKRAEVLKQAIIIEGSLRNTGTHACGVIITPDDMTKLIPVSTAKDSSMLVTQFDNSVVENAGMLKMDFLGLTTLTIIKTAIKNIKKKRNIDVDLENVPLTDLKTYQLYQRGETIGTFQFESEGMLNYLRALKPDKFEDLIAMNALYRPGPMEYIPNFIARKHGREAIRYDLPEMEEYLKDTYGITVYQEQVMLLSQKLANFSKGDADVLRKAMGKKQKDVLDKMKDKFIEGCKKNNHDERIADKIWKDWEAFAQYAFNKSHSTCYSLVAYHTAYLKANYPAEYMAAVLTHSQSNLENVTFFIEECRKMGIEVLGPHVNESGVFFEVNKQGAIRFGLGAIKGAGDAAVESIITERDAQGTYKDIFDFAKRLSQRSVNKKTFESLALSGAFDCFPEHHRRQYVFAKDGDINLTEKATRYSAKLQQETMSSQVSMFGGSSGTEVPRPKVDAVEPFSEIEKLHFEKEVVGVYISGHPLDNFKFEMDTFCSAQVTMLNNIEGSEGKEFKLGGIVSTVEHKMTKTGRPFGKLAMEDYSGKYEFVLWSDDYLKFKSFLMPGLFLFVEGNVLRKSWGEQNLEFKIRNIELLNEIGVKRAKGLQLKISTSALNPELVKQIETVCQEYNGNTPFYLKLRDEKENISLELLSRKFRVRAVNDMVKKMKKIPEVEVEVVY, translated from the coding sequence ATGTATTTAATCTTTGATACGGAAACTACCGGTGTTCCGCACAATAAGACCGCGCCTCTCACTGATCTCGACAATTGGCCGCGCGTTGTGCAGATTGCCTGGGAGTTGCACGACAATAAAGGCGGACTTCTTTCTCAGCATAATTATATAATCAAGCCTGTAGGATTCGACATTCCTTATAAGGCAGAGCAGATCCACGGCATCTCCACCAAGCGGGCGATGGAAGAAGGACACAATCTTGATGGCATCCTCGCTTTGTTTACAGAAGACATGGCGAAAGCCTCCGTACTGGTAGGTCATAATATTGAGTTTGATATCAATATCCTTGGCGCTGAGCTGATCCGTCAAAAACTATCTACAGATAAATTACTGGAGGCCACCAAAATTGATACTGGAATTGTTTCCATTGAGTTTTGCCAGCTGACGGGCGGTCCGGGTGGCAGAATGAAGATGCCTCGCCTTACCGAATTGCACATTAAGCTTTTCGGTAAAGATTTTGGCGATGCTCACGATGCGTCGTATGATGTGGCCGCTACAGCGAGATCCTTTTTCGGACTGATCAAACAAAAGGTTGTTAAGCCCTTCGACTCCACTCCTGTTGATGAGATAGAATATGAAGAGCCAAATCTGGAGGCCGGCAACAACAGCAAGCGAATTAAAAAGAAGAAGACTGACTATGGTGATGAGGGAAAAGGCGCAAAACTTACCGACAAGCCATTTTTCCATCTTCATTTACACTCACAATATTCTGTTCTTCAGGCTACGGCCAATGTAAAAGACATTATCGCGAAAGCGAAAGAGCAAGGCATGTCCGCCATAGCAATGACGGATATTGGTAATCTGTTTGGCGCATTTAAGTTTGTGCACGAAGCTCTGAGCAATAACATCAAACCTATTGTAGGGTGTGAACTGTTTCTTGCAGACGAGCGGAAGAAAACGAAATTCACAAAAGATAATCCTGACAAGCGCTACAGTCAGGTGCTGATCGCAAAAAATAAGGACGGTTATCATAACCTTTCAAAACTCAGTTCATTGGGTTTCATGGAAGGCCTTTATGGAATTCATCCACGTATTGACAAGGCGCTGGTGGAAGAATATAAAATGGGACTGATTGCCACTACCGGAGGCCTCACAAGCGAAGTGTCGCATTTAATTCTTCATGTCGGAGAAAGACAGGCTGAAGAAGCATTTGCCTGGTGGCACAAAACCTTTGGAGAAGATTTCTACGTAGAGCTGAACCGTCATGGTATCCCGGAGGAAGATCACGTAAACCAAACACTGCTCCGCTTTTGCAAAAAGTATAAAGTAAAATATTTCGCAGCCAACGAAGTCTTTTACATGGAGAAAGAAGAGGCGAATGCGCACGATGTTCTTCTCTGTATTAAGGAAGGAGAATTTCAATCAACTCCAATTGGTGAAGGACGCGGTAAGCGTTACGGACTCCCCAACAATGAGTATTACTTCAAGTCCCAGGAGGAGATGAAGAAGCTTTTCAGCGATATGCCTGAAGCCATTGATGTGCTTAGTGAAATTGCTGACAAGATTGAAAGCTATAAGCTGGAGCGTAAGGTGGCTCTTCCAAAATTTGATATACCGAAAGGATTTAAAACGGAAGATGATTACTTAAAGCACCTTACCTATGAAGGTGCGAAAAAAAGATATCCAACATTAACAGACGAGACAAAGGAGCGAATCGAATTTGAACTTGAGACAATCAAGAAGACTGGTTATCCCGGATACTTTCTTATCGTTCAGGATTTCACTTCAAAGGCGAGAGAGATGGGTGTCTCTGTCGGACCGGGCCGTGGATCGGCAGCCGGGTCAGTAGTTGCGTTCTGTACCGGAATCACCAACGTTGATCCAATTGCATACGATCTTCTGTTTGAACGTTTCCTGAATCCGGATCGTGTATCACTTCCCGATATTGATATTGACTTTGATGACGAAGGACGCGATCGCGTATTGAATTATGTGATCGAAAAGTACGGACATCGTCAGGTTGCGCAGATCATTACATATGGTACGATGGCAGCAAAGTCATCCATCCGTGATGCTGCCCGCGTGATGGAGCTTCCTTTAGCAGACGCCAATAACATGGCAAAGCTGATTCCTGAACGTCCAGGCACCACACTTTCAAAAGCTTTTGAGGAAGTTCATGAGCTGGAAGCGCTCCGCAAGGGAAGTGACAAGCGTGCAGAGGTATTAAAGCAGGCGATCATTATTGAAGGTTCTCTACGCAATACCGGAACACATGCCTGCGGGGTGATCATTACGCCGGATGACATGACGAAGCTGATCCCTGTTTCGACAGCGAAAGATTCTTCCATGCTGGTCACCCAATTCGACAACAGCGTGGTAGAGAATGCAGGGATGCTGAAGATGGACTTTCTGGGTCTCACAACGCTGACCATTATCAAGACGGCGATCAAGAACATCAAGAAGAAAAGAAACATTGATGTTGACCTTGAGAATGTTCCTTTGACAGATCTCAAGACCTATCAGTTATATCAGCGTGGTGAAACGATCGGAACCTTCCAGTTTGAAAGCGAAGGAATGCTCAATTATCTGCGCGCGCTGAAGCCAGATAAGTTTGAGGATCTCATTGCCATGAATGCATTGTACCGCCCGGGTCCGATGGAATACATTCCCAACTTCATTGCGCGTAAGCATGGCCGTGAAGCGATCCGCTATGACTTGCCTGAGATGGAGGAGTATCTTAAGGACACATACGGAATTACCGTCTACCAGGAGCAGGTGATGTTGCTGTCACAAAAGCTTGCCAATTTCTCAAAAGGCGACGCAGACGTTTTGCGTAAGGCGATGGGAAAGAAGCAGAAGGACGTGCTGGATAAAATGAAGGACAAGTTCATCGAAGGTTGTAAAAAGAACAATCACGATGAACGCATTGCCGATAAGATCTGGAAAGACTGGGAAGCGTTCGCGCAATATGCCTTTAACAAATCTCACTCAACATGCTATTCACTGGTGGCGTATCATACAGCTTACCTGAAAGCAAACTATCCTGCCGAGTACATGGCGGCGGTATTAACACATTCACAAAGCAATCTTGAGAATGTCACATTCTTTATTGAAGAGTGCCGCAAGATGGGAATAGAAGTGCTGGGACCACATGTAAACGAATCAGGAGTATTCTTTGAGGTGAACAAGCAGGGAGCAATCCGTTTTGGATTGGGGGCGATCAAAGGTGCGGGTGATGCGGCAGTAGAATCGATCATTACAGAGCGCGATGCTCAGGGCACCTATAAAGACATTTTTGATTTTGCGAAACGGTTGAGTCAGCGATCTGTTAACAAAAAGACTTTTGAAAGCCTGGCCTTGTCGGGTGCGTTTGATTGCTTCCCGGAGCATCATCGACGCCAGTATGTTTTTGCAAAGGATGGCGATATCAATCTTACTGAAAAAGCTACCCGTTATTCAGCGAAGCTTCAACAGGAAACAATGAGCTCGCAGGTGAGCATGTTCGGTGGTTCTTCCGGCACGGAAGTTCCAAGACCTAAAGTAGATGCTGTAGAGCCATTCAGTGAAATTGAAAAACTTCACTTTGAAAAGGAAGTCGTAGGGGTTTATATCTCAGGACACCCGCTTGATAATTTCAAGTTTGAAATGGATACGTTCTGTTCAGCACAGGTCACGATGCTCAACAACATTGAAGGTTCGGAAGGAAAAGAATTTAAGCTTGGTGGTATTGTGTCAACGGTAGAGCACAAGATGACAAAGACAGGCAGGCCTTTCGGGAAGCTTGCGATGGAAGACTATTCCGGTAAATATGAATTCGTGCTCTGGAGCGATGACTATCTTAAATTCAAATCATTCCTGATGCCAGGACTGTTCCTTTTTGTTGAGGGTAATGTGTTGAGAAAAAGCTGGGGCGAGCAAAATCTTGAATTCAAAATAAGGAATATTGAATTGCTGAATGAGATTGGAGTAAAGCGTGCGAAAGGACTTCAACTGAAGATCAGCACCAGCGCATTAAATCCTGAACTGGTAAAGCAGATCGAAACAGTCTGCCAGGAGTATAATGGAAACACACCATTTTATCTCAAGCTGAGGGATGAAAAAGAGAACATCAGTCTGGAGCTTTTATCCAGGAAGTTCAGAGTACGGGCGGTGAATGACATGGTGAAGAAGATGAAGAAAATTCCCGAGGTTGAGGTAGAGGTGGTCTATTGA
- the trxA gene encoding thioredoxin produces the protein MGKALVLTDATFDEAIKGDKPVLVDFWAEWCGPCKMIGPAVEELAGDYEGKAIIGKLNVDENPEVTARFGVRSIPTLLVFKNGQIVDKQVGAVPKSVLASKIAAQV, from the coding sequence ATGGGAAAAGCACTTGTATTAACGGATGCCACATTTGATGAGGCAATCAAGGGAGACAAACCTGTATTAGTCGATTTCTGGGCAGAATGGTGTGGACCTTGTAAAATGATCGGACCTGCGGTAGAAGAACTTGCAGGTGATTATGAAGGCAAGGCTATTATCGGAAAGCTCAATGTTGATGAAAATCCGGAAGTCACGGCACGCTTTGGTGTTCGTTCCATCCCAACGTTGCTCGTTTTCAAAAACGGTCAGATCGTTGATAAACAAGTTGGCGCTGTGCCTAAGTCAGTATTAGCATCAAAGATTGCAGCTCAGGTCTAA
- a CDS encoding YkgJ family cysteine cluster protein has translation MDMNRFPELSRKKFSENKKFLLNLKKKDPRKVDDAFHQQHEEVFEEMDCLTCANCCKTTSPIFYQTDIERLAKGLRMKPGDFVEKYLKIDQDKDYVLISSPCPFLGSDNYCSVYEDRPKACREYPHTDRKKVVQIMELTSKNTMVCPAVFEMVERMKKIEL, from the coding sequence ATGGACATGAATCGGTTCCCTGAACTTTCCCGGAAGAAATTCTCTGAGAACAAGAAGTTCCTGCTGAACCTTAAAAAAAAGGATCCACGCAAAGTGGACGACGCTTTCCATCAGCAGCATGAGGAGGTATTTGAAGAAATGGATTGCCTCACCTGTGCTAATTGCTGCAAGACTACAAGCCCTATCTTCTATCAGACAGATATTGAGCGCCTGGCAAAGGGGTTGAGAATGAAGCCCGGTGACTTTGTGGAAAAATATCTTAAGATTGATCAGGATAAGGATTACGTATTGATCTCATCTCCCTGCCCATTTCTGGGATCAGATAATTATTGTTCGGTTTATGAAGATCGCCCCAAAGCCTGCCGCGAGTATCCGCATACAGATCGCAAGAAGGTGGTGCAGATCATGGAGCTCACCAGTAAAAACACAATGGTATGTCCTGCTGTGTTTGAGATGGTAGAGCGAATGAAAAAGATTGAACTGTAA